Proteins encoded together in one Catellatospora citrea window:
- a CDS encoding FIST signal transduction protein → MDVSGEQEPGRRWMGVGRSHAADSHPAAMEAARDALTGPDPKLLIAFAAITHDPQAVLAGLAEAAPGVPVVGCTTHGEIGPGGPADGTITVAAIGGAGFQVQTCVATDVTGRQGDAGFEVAGCVSAVDLPHKVLMLLTDGLVRDQESIVRGCYRALGAGVPLFGGAAADGWRMSGAYLFKDGQVLTDAVIGVALASEAPLAVAVKHGWRTVGQPMIVTRSVDGRVYTLDDRPALDVYLERLDAPPEAYTDPAAFTEFALPRPLGVQRRSGVEARNLSTEVDLIGRSIGGGGAIDPGGLTWVMTGDEESILEATDDACRDALASLEGHAPLGMLTFSCAAIRAVLGDDGIQREGARLDRWAGRLPYAGFYTYGEIARNHGIDGFHNQTLAVLALS, encoded by the coding sequence GTGGACGTCTCGGGTGAGCAGGAGCCGGGCAGGCGCTGGATGGGTGTCGGACGCAGTCACGCGGCCGACTCCCACCCCGCGGCGATGGAGGCCGCGCGCGACGCGTTGACCGGCCCGGACCCCAAACTGTTGATCGCCTTCGCGGCGATCACCCATGACCCGCAGGCCGTGCTGGCGGGGCTGGCCGAGGCCGCGCCCGGCGTGCCCGTGGTCGGCTGCACCACCCACGGCGAGATAGGGCCCGGCGGCCCGGCCGACGGCACCATCACGGTGGCCGCCATCGGCGGCGCGGGCTTCCAGGTGCAGACCTGCGTGGCCACCGACGTCACCGGTCGGCAGGGCGACGCGGGGTTCGAGGTGGCGGGCTGTGTCAGCGCCGTCGACCTGCCGCACAAGGTGCTGATGCTGCTCACCGACGGTCTGGTGCGCGACCAGGAGAGCATCGTGCGCGGCTGCTACCGGGCCCTGGGCGCGGGCGTGCCCCTGTTCGGCGGCGCGGCGGCCGACGGCTGGCGGATGAGCGGCGCCTACCTGTTCAAGGACGGCCAGGTGCTGACCGACGCCGTGATCGGCGTCGCGCTCGCCTCCGAAGCACCCCTGGCGGTGGCGGTCAAGCACGGCTGGCGCACGGTCGGCCAGCCGATGATCGTCACACGCAGCGTCGACGGCCGGGTGTACACCCTCGACGACCGTCCCGCGCTCGACGTCTACCTCGAACGGCTCGACGCGCCACCGGAGGCGTACACCGATCCGGCCGCGTTCACCGAGTTCGCGCTGCCCCGGCCGCTGGGCGTGCAGCGCCGCAGCGGCGTCGAGGCACGCAACCTGTCCACCGAGGTGGACCTGATCGGCAGATCGATCGGCGGCGGCGGCGCCATCGACCCGGGCGGGCTGACCTGGGTGATGACCGGTGACGAGGAGTCCATCCTGGAGGCGACCGACGACGCGTGCCGGGACGCGCTGGCCAGCCTGGAGGGACACGCCCCGCTGGGCATGCTCACCTTCAGCTGCGCCGCGATCCGCGCGGTCCTCGGCGACGACGGCATCCAGCGCGAAGGGGCCCGGCTGGACCGCTGGGCGGGCCGGCTGCCGTACGCCGGCTTCTACACGTACGGGGAGATAGCCCGCAACCACGGCATCGACGGCTTCCACAATCAGACGCTCGCCGTACTGGCGCTGAGCTGA
- a CDS encoding alpha/beta hydrolase family esterase, giving the protein MSELRRAIAVVALLAATAAGCDADPSGPPEPTPSAAASPEVAETPAPGDHRLTVPWNGSNRSFVVHAPPSYNGTTPLPLVVTMHYFPGDADGIAATSGMNAKADREGFLVLYPEGFAGGLNALSCCGSEDDVGLIKTLVARMVERWHADPKAIFATGISNGGDMSYRLAVELPGVFAAIAPVSGGFSGGKATQADFRPNTPVSVITFVGGMDRHASAFESGLTAWQERLSCKAAPAAGPKLPGGATRSVAACADGSELVVYRLPQMGHSWPGAQQGALADPAAGVKATDLIWEFFRKHRG; this is encoded by the coding sequence ATGTCTGAGCTACGCCGCGCCATCGCTGTCGTCGCCCTGCTCGCCGCCACCGCGGCCGGCTGCGACGCGGACCCGTCCGGCCCGCCCGAGCCCACGCCTTCGGCGGCCGCGTCCCCCGAGGTCGCCGAGACGCCCGCGCCCGGCGACCATCGCCTGACCGTCCCCTGGAACGGCAGCAACCGCTCGTTCGTCGTGCACGCGCCGCCCTCCTACAACGGCACGACCCCGCTGCCGCTGGTCGTCACCATGCACTACTTCCCCGGTGACGCCGACGGGATCGCCGCCACCAGCGGCATGAACGCCAAGGCCGACCGCGAAGGCTTCCTGGTGCTCTACCCGGAGGGCTTCGCGGGCGGGCTGAACGCGCTGTCGTGCTGCGGCTCCGAGGACGACGTCGGCCTGATCAAGACGCTGGTCGCCCGGATGGTGGAGCGCTGGCACGCGGACCCGAAAGCGATCTTCGCCACCGGCATCTCCAACGGCGGCGACATGTCCTACCGGCTCGCCGTCGAGCTGCCCGGTGTCTTCGCCGCGATCGCCCCGGTCAGCGGCGGGTTCAGCGGCGGCAAGGCGACCCAGGCGGACTTCCGTCCCAACACGCCGGTATCGGTGATCACCTTCGTCGGCGGCATGGACCGGCACGCCTCGGCGTTCGAGTCCGGGCTGACCGCCTGGCAGGAGCGCCTGTCGTGCAAGGCGGCCCCGGCCGCGGGCCCGAAGCTGCCCGGCGGCGCCACCCGCAGCGTGGCGGCCTGCGCCGACGGCAGCGAACTGGTCGTCTACCGGCTGCCGCAGATGGGGCACAGCTGGCCGGGGGCGCAGCAGGGCGCCCTCGCCGATCCGGCCGCCGGGGTGAAGGCCACCGACCTGATCTGGGAGTTCTTCCGCAAGCACCGAGGCTGA
- a CDS encoding class I SAM-dependent methyltransferase produces the protein MSRPSGPAEHWQSVYDRTAPHQVSWYQAESAMSLRLVESAGPGRSVIDVGAGASTLVDALLDRGYTDVTVLDIVPSVLEVARRRVGARAGAAHWMNRDLLTWAPLRHYDVWHDRAVFHFLTDPADRDRYRRVLDAAVAPGGQVVIGVFSEAGPDTCAGLPVARFHQESLAVQFPGFQVVQVEREHHYTPSGELQPFLWLRLARTPGTGPSEWRPEPAPRPGRLY, from the coding sequence GTGTCACGCCCCTCCGGTCCTGCCGAGCACTGGCAGTCCGTCTACGACCGCACCGCCCCGCACCAGGTCAGCTGGTATCAGGCCGAGTCCGCCATGTCGCTGCGGCTCGTCGAGTCAGCCGGCCCCGGCCGCTCCGTCATCGACGTCGGAGCCGGCGCTTCCACCCTCGTCGACGCACTGCTCGACCGCGGCTACACCGACGTGACCGTGCTGGACATCGTCCCCTCGGTGCTCGAGGTCGCGCGCCGACGGGTCGGCGCACGCGCCGGCGCCGCGCACTGGATGAACCGCGACCTGCTCACGTGGGCGCCGCTGCGCCACTACGACGTGTGGCACGACCGCGCGGTGTTCCACTTCCTCACCGACCCGGCCGACCGGGACCGCTACCGCCGCGTGCTCGACGCCGCCGTCGCGCCCGGCGGGCAGGTCGTCATCGGCGTGTTCTCCGAGGCCGGCCCGGACACGTGCGCGGGCCTGCCGGTGGCTCGCTTCCACCAGGAGAGCCTGGCCGTGCAGTTCCCCGGCTTCCAGGTGGTGCAGGTCGAGCGCGAGCACCACTACACCCCGAGCGGCGAGCTGCAGCCGTTCCTGTGGCTACGGCTGGCGCGTACGCCCGGCACCGGCCCGTCGGAGTGGCGGCCCGAACCGGCGCCGCGACCCGGACGCCTGTACTGA
- a CDS encoding PLP-dependent aminotransferase family protein: MAVREALVDLDRARPGVGERLTGALREAIAGRRIPPGARLPSSRDLAADLGVSRGLVVSAYEQLVAEGRLVSRRGSGTVVAPEAAEVADHGHPSPAPAPAGVAPLRPGVPDLGMFPRAAWRRAYERALSSALDTDLDYTDPAGVPRLRAELASYLGRVRAARAGADAVVVTTGAAQALSLLGRVLAARGMVEVGVEDPGSAGIRDHLLAHGLRLRPVPVDDRGLVVSALGAVRAVFVTPAHQFPVGAVLAPDRRAELIAWARRTGGLVIEDDYDAEFRYDREPVGCLQGLAPDVVALVGSASKALAPGLRRGWLVPPPAWLGAVRQAKCDADMGGSALEQLAFAELLASGGYDRHLRRARRAQRTRRDALVEALRRHLPQVRVSGIAAGLHLVAELPAGVDDRALAARARAAGLGPLALSDLRLGTTGPPGLVLGYAARSPDELSAAVAALARLL, from the coding sequence TTGGCGGTACGCGAAGCGCTGGTCGACCTGGACCGGGCTCGCCCGGGTGTCGGCGAGCGGCTGACCGGGGCGCTGCGGGAGGCCATCGCCGGGCGGCGCATCCCGCCGGGCGCCCGGCTGCCGTCCAGCCGGGACCTCGCCGCCGACCTCGGCGTGTCCCGCGGGCTGGTGGTGAGCGCCTACGAGCAGTTGGTGGCCGAGGGGCGGCTGGTGAGCCGGCGCGGCTCCGGCACCGTCGTCGCGCCCGAGGCCGCCGAGGTCGCCGACCATGGGCATCCGTCGCCCGCGCCCGCGCCGGCCGGGGTCGCACCCCTGCGGCCCGGTGTGCCCGACCTGGGCATGTTCCCGCGGGCGGCGTGGCGGCGGGCGTACGAGCGGGCCCTGTCCTCGGCCCTGGACACCGACCTGGACTACACCGACCCGGCCGGCGTGCCCCGGCTGCGCGCCGAGCTGGCGAGCTATCTGGGCCGGGTCCGCGCGGCCCGGGCGGGCGCGGACGCGGTCGTGGTCACCACGGGCGCGGCCCAGGCGCTGAGCCTGCTGGGCCGGGTGCTGGCGGCACGCGGCATGGTCGAGGTCGGCGTCGAGGATCCGGGCAGCGCGGGCATCCGCGACCACCTGCTCGCGCACGGGCTGCGCCTGCGGCCGGTGCCCGTGGACGACCGCGGGCTGGTCGTGTCGGCGCTGGGCGCCGTGCGAGCGGTGTTCGTGACGCCCGCGCATCAGTTCCCGGTCGGCGCGGTGCTGGCGCCGGACCGCCGCGCGGAGCTCATCGCCTGGGCTCGGCGCACCGGCGGGCTGGTCATCGAGGACGACTACGACGCCGAGTTCCGGTACGACCGGGAGCCGGTCGGCTGCCTGCAGGGGCTCGCCCCGGACGTGGTCGCGCTGGTCGGCTCGGCCAGCAAGGCGCTGGCGCCGGGCCTGCGGCGCGGCTGGCTGGTCCCGCCGCCCGCCTGGCTGGGCGCGGTGCGCCAGGCCAAGTGCGATGCCGACATGGGCGGCTCGGCCCTGGAACAGCTCGCCTTCGCCGAACTCCTCGCGAGCGGCGGTTACGACCGGCACCTGCGGCGCGCCCGCCGGGCCCAGCGCACCCGGCGCGACGCGCTGGTCGAGGCGCTGCGACGGCACCTGCCGCAGGTCCGCGTCTCCGGTATCGCCGCGGGTCTGCACCTGGTGGCCGAGCTGCCGGCCGGGGTCGACGACCGGGCGCTGGCCGCCCGGGCCCGCGCCGCCGGGCTGGGCCCGCTGGCCCTGTCCGACCTGCGCCTGGGCACGACCGGCCCGCCCGGCCTGGTGCTCGGTTACGCCGCCCGGTCCCCCGACGAGCTGTCGGCGGCGGTGGCGGCGCTGGCCCGGCTGTTGTAA
- a CDS encoding DMT family transporter, which produces MNRDSLAGAALCTFGMIILGGSFSLSRLLLDYPMLTGQTMRYALAAALLAALLRLSPRLRGRAGRPGRRDLLVLAGVALFGLALFNALLLTALEHADPAVVGTVVGAAPLGLALTGPLLRRERPAARLVAAALIVVGGTALVHGTGAADTVGTLAALGTLVCEVMFSLLAAQVLPRLGAVRVSAWSCALAVPMLAVTALVTGEAGRLRPPDATETLTLLYLAVMMTVVAFLAWFTGLGKLGVERAGMFTGVVPAATLVAASLQDRALPDLSQVLGVLVVAGGLVLGATATPAVQDPATERHEPAEPHFPTAPDRSAARPGPDKPTGGSVQPDLAAAGWRGFPPGAGSESGSR; this is translated from the coding sequence GTGAACCGTGACAGCCTCGCCGGAGCCGCCCTGTGCACCTTCGGCATGATCATCCTCGGCGGCTCGTTCAGCCTGAGCCGGCTGCTGCTCGACTACCCGATGCTCACCGGCCAGACCATGCGGTACGCGCTGGCCGCCGCCCTGCTGGCCGCGCTGCTGCGACTGTCTCCGCGGCTGCGTGGCCGGGCCGGGCGACCCGGCCGCCGCGACCTGCTGGTGCTGGCCGGCGTCGCGCTGTTCGGCCTGGCGCTGTTCAACGCGCTGCTGCTGACCGCCCTGGAGCACGCCGACCCGGCCGTCGTCGGCACCGTCGTCGGGGCCGCGCCGCTCGGCCTCGCCCTCACCGGCCCGCTGCTGCGCCGCGAGCGCCCCGCCGCCCGGCTGGTCGCCGCCGCGCTGATCGTCGTCGGCGGCACCGCCCTGGTCCACGGCACCGGCGCGGCGGACACCGTCGGCACCCTCGCGGCGCTGGGCACGCTCGTCTGCGAGGTGATGTTCTCGCTGCTCGCCGCGCAGGTGCTGCCCCGGCTCGGCGCCGTGCGGGTGTCGGCCTGGAGCTGCGCCCTGGCGGTGCCGATGCTGGCCGTCACGGCCCTGGTCACCGGGGAGGCGGGCCGGCTGCGGCCGCCTGACGCGACCGAGACGCTGACGCTGCTCTACCTGGCCGTGATGATGACCGTGGTCGCGTTCCTGGCCTGGTTCACCGGGCTGGGCAAGCTCGGCGTCGAACGGGCGGGCATGTTCACCGGCGTGGTCCCCGCCGCCACCCTCGTCGCCGCGTCCCTGCAGGACCGTGCCCTGCCCGACCTCAGCCAGGTGCTCGGCGTGCTGGTCGTCGCAGGCGGCCTGGTCCTCGGCGCAACGGCGACGCCCGCCGTTCAGGACCCTGCGACCGAGCGACACGAACCGGCCGAGCCGCACTTCCCGACCGCACCGGACCGCTCGGCGGCGCGGCCTGGACCGGATAAGCCCACGGGCGGCTCGGTCCAGCCCGATCTGGCGGCCGCGGGCTGGCGGGGGTTCCCGCCCGGAGCGGGCTCGGAATCTGGATCTAGATGA
- a CDS encoding cupredoxin domain-containing protein: protein MTPPTGLLRLTERLRLTAPTTPDRSTTTRLRTLPRLPAVAVAIVSAFAVSGCALWGLEGGPDAEGAATPPAAATAPAAVQAVQGSDGVQRIEITVDDELRLTPQVVAARPGRIELTFRNVGLTPHDIALRIPAATGTGNINGSATDTVTVEITQPGTYPMPCLYHGTSGMRGTLQIR from the coding sequence ATGACACCCCCGACCGGCCTGCTGCGGCTGACCGAGCGGTTGCGCCTCACCGCACCGACCACGCCGGACCGCTCGACGACGACGCGCCTGAGGACGCTCCCCCGCCTGCCGGCGGTCGCCGTCGCGATCGTGTCGGCGTTCGCCGTGTCGGGGTGTGCGCTGTGGGGCCTGGAGGGCGGGCCCGACGCCGAGGGCGCGGCCACGCCGCCCGCCGCCGCCACCGCCCCTGCCGCGGTGCAGGCGGTCCAGGGGTCCGATGGCGTGCAGCGCATCGAGATCACCGTCGACGACGAGCTGCGGCTGACCCCGCAGGTGGTGGCGGCGCGGCCGGGCCGGATCGAGCTGACGTTCCGCAACGTCGGCCTGACCCCGCACGACATCGCGCTGCGCATCCCGGCCGCCACGGGCACCGGCAACATCAACGGCTCGGCCACCGACACCGTCACCGTCGAGATCACCCAACCCGGCACGTACCCCATGCCCTGCCTGTACCACGGCACCTCCGGCATGCGCGGCACCCTCCAGATCCGGTGA
- a CDS encoding Dyp-type peroxidase, which translates to MGRIVDISVKATRRARHWLLAVVAGLAAAVLPSGAAWAHEVGGVGATNFTTTLSALSPAVPGVSLAVVENGSRLELRNTTAREVVVRGYSDEPYARIGPDGVWLNDSSPATYLNTDRFASTTVPAGADPAAPPRWRKISDETVHRWHDHRIHWMLSTLPTAVAAAPTAAHRVSDWHVDLDYGGTVLSATGSLDWVPGPSPTPWYLLTATAALLVVGAVFTRRAHALIAAALGALIAADVLHAAGIALVTAGNVPERVSAFLGDGMTGLLIWPFGLVAAVLIAKRATFLGFVAMGVGGLLSSMMALDDAPVWWRSSAPSALPADLNRAGVAVVVGLGAGLLLAGPLLWRRFKPASHRTAPDSAAPVAAVESDDPAIDGEVRPVVLGARAARAVGAHAPDDATEPDQAGAATVGRRGFAGTLAAGGVGAILGAAGGIAAGTPGEPAVPTSGPAAEPLSGVGATRIAFHGERQAGITTPARPQASLRIVAFDLADGVDRAGLQSLLRRWTQAAAQLSQGLPLGDSGDDVVTGSGPSSLTVTVGFGPSLFGKAGLPASARPAELTPLPAFPGEQLDPAHSDGDLCLLVHADDALVAFRAARALTRLAAPQARVRWQLDGFNNSPGVTPTTATGRNLMGQLDGTNNPQPSDEDFTAKVYVTDPAAPSWLRGGSVLVVRRIRMLLDDWDDQPREVQERVIGRRKDSGAPLSGGQERTPANFGTTAADGTLTIPADAHIRLATPAFNNGAAMLRRGYSYSEGDAAGLIFLAWQADPRRGFVPVQQRLAAADALNRFTRHETSALFAMPHGVTPGGHLGQDLFGEDPA; encoded by the coding sequence ATGGGGAGGATTGTGGACATCTCGGTGAAGGCGACGCGTCGTGCGCGGCACTGGCTGCTCGCCGTGGTCGCGGGACTGGCGGCGGCGGTGCTGCCGTCGGGCGCGGCCTGGGCGCACGAGGTCGGCGGGGTCGGCGCGACCAACTTCACCACCACGCTGTCCGCGCTGTCGCCGGCCGTGCCGGGCGTCAGCCTGGCCGTCGTCGAGAACGGCTCCCGCCTCGAACTGCGCAACACCACCGCCCGCGAAGTCGTGGTACGCGGCTACAGCGACGAGCCGTACGCCCGGATCGGCCCCGACGGGGTCTGGCTCAACGACAGCTCGCCCGCCACCTACCTCAACACCGACCGGTTCGCCAGCACGACCGTGCCCGCCGGCGCCGACCCGGCCGCCCCGCCGCGCTGGCGCAAGATCTCCGACGAGACCGTGCACCGCTGGCACGACCACCGCATCCACTGGATGCTCAGCACCCTGCCCACCGCCGTCGCCGCCGCCCCGACGGCCGCGCACCGGGTCTCCGATTGGCACGTCGACCTCGACTACGGCGGCACGGTCCTGTCCGCGACCGGCTCCCTCGACTGGGTCCCCGGCCCCTCCCCCACCCCCTGGTACCTGCTCACCGCCACCGCGGCCCTGCTCGTCGTCGGCGCGGTGTTCACCCGCCGGGCGCACGCGCTGATCGCCGCCGCGCTCGGGGCGCTGATCGCCGCGGACGTGCTGCACGCCGCCGGCATCGCCCTGGTCACCGCGGGCAACGTGCCCGAGCGCGTCAGCGCATTCCTCGGCGACGGCATGACCGGCCTGCTCATCTGGCCGTTCGGCCTGGTCGCGGCGGTCCTGATCGCCAAGCGGGCGACGTTCCTCGGGTTCGTGGCGATGGGCGTCGGCGGGCTGCTGTCCTCGATGATGGCGCTCGACGACGCGCCGGTGTGGTGGCGCTCCTCCGCCCCGTCGGCGCTGCCCGCCGACCTGAACCGAGCGGGCGTGGCCGTGGTCGTCGGCCTCGGCGCGGGCCTGCTGCTGGCGGGCCCCCTGCTGTGGCGACGTTTCAAGCCCGCGTCCCATCGGACAGCTCCGGACTCAGCCGCACCGGTTGCCGCGGTGGAGTCCGACGACCCGGCCATCGATGGCGAGGTCCGCCCGGTGGTGCTCGGTGCCCGTGCCGCGCGTGCGGTGGGAGCCCACGCGCCTGACGACGCGACGGAACCCGACCAGGCCGGGGCCGCCACCGTGGGCCGCCGTGGCTTCGCCGGAACTCTGGCCGCGGGTGGGGTCGGGGCGATCCTCGGCGCGGCGGGCGGCATCGCCGCGGGCACACCCGGCGAACCAGCCGTGCCGACGAGCGGCCCTGCGGCGGAGCCGCTGTCGGGCGTCGGCGCGACCCGGATCGCGTTCCACGGCGAGCGGCAGGCGGGCATCACCACCCCGGCCCGCCCGCAGGCCAGCCTGCGGATCGTCGCGTTCGACCTGGCCGACGGCGTCGACCGGGCCGGCCTGCAGAGCCTGCTGCGCCGCTGGACCCAGGCCGCCGCGCAGCTCAGCCAGGGCCTGCCCTTGGGCGACAGCGGCGACGACGTGGTCACCGGATCTGGTCCGTCGTCGCTGACGGTCACCGTCGGATTCGGGCCGAGCCTGTTCGGCAAGGCGGGGCTGCCCGCCTCCGCCAGACCTGCCGAACTCACACCCCTGCCCGCGTTCCCCGGCGAGCAGCTGGACCCGGCGCACAGCGACGGCGACCTGTGCCTGCTCGTACACGCCGACGACGCGCTCGTCGCGTTCCGGGCCGCCCGCGCGCTGACCCGCCTGGCCGCCCCGCAGGCCCGGGTGCGCTGGCAGCTCGACGGGTTCAACAACAGCCCCGGCGTCACCCCTACCACCGCCACCGGCCGCAACCTGATGGGGCAGCTCGACGGGACCAACAACCCGCAGCCCTCCGACGAGGACTTCACCGCGAAGGTGTACGTCACCGACCCGGCCGCCCCGTCCTGGCTGCGCGGCGGATCCGTGCTGGTCGTACGGCGCATCCGGATGCTGCTCGACGACTGGGACGACCAGCCGCGCGAGGTGCAGGAACGGGTCATCGGCCGGCGGAAGGACTCCGGTGCGCCGCTGAGCGGCGGGCAGGAGCGCACCCCGGCGAACTTCGGCACGACGGCCGCCGACGGCACGCTGACCATCCCCGCCGACGCGCACATCCGCCTGGCCACGCCCGCGTTCAACAACGGCGCGGCGATGCTGCGGCGCGGCTACTCGTACAGCGAGGGCGACGCTGCCGGGCTGATCTTCCTGGCTTGGCAGGCCGACCCGCGGCGCGGTTTCGTCCCCGTCCAGCAGCGCCTGGCCGCCGCCGACGCGCTCAACCGCTTCACCAGGCACGAGACGAGTGCCCTGTTCGCGATGCCGCATGGCGTCACGCCCGGCGGCCACCTCGGCCAGGACCTTTTCGGAGAGGATCCGGCATGA
- a CDS encoding GNAT family N-acetyltransferase — MPDALTYKIADSVAEERGIHRLNHRTFAGEIPQHAANPQGLLVDRFHAENTYAVCLDGDEVVGMVCGRTARPFSLDGKLSGLDRHLPPGRKPVEVRLLAVDPRYRRGTILPRLLAMIAEHFAARGCDLAVLSGTTRALEMYRRMGCVPFGPLTGEPGAQFQPMYLTIEDGRRQTWAGLSGKGEVVTERAAAVGLPENLLPGPVSVAPEVAAAFGRPPAYHRSPEHQAVVDALHRRLAAFVHTRHAQLLLGSGTVANDAVAAQLRLLGRPGVVLAYGEFGERLADHAARTGLDHEVLAGPWGAPLPWPAIERAVAELPTGGWLWTVHCETSTGQLVDLPRLTRLCAAAGVRLCVDAISSVGTLPVNLSGAYLATGTSGKALGGYPGLSMVFLQELPRSSPGRIPRYLDLGCYAEAGGIAYTQSSNLVAALDTALSITDWPDRYARLARAATWLDARLRRLGLAVVASRAEAAPGIVTIALPAALPAAVVGAELEQAGYLLAYQSGYLRDRNWLQISLMGRWTWPALRGLVTALAAATHRVA; from the coding sequence ATGCCGGACGCCCTGACATACAAGATCGCCGATTCCGTGGCCGAGGAGCGGGGCATCCACCGGCTCAACCACCGCACGTTCGCCGGGGAGATCCCGCAGCACGCGGCCAACCCGCAGGGCTTGCTGGTGGACCGGTTCCACGCGGAGAACACGTACGCCGTCTGCCTGGACGGCGACGAGGTGGTCGGGATGGTCTGCGGGCGCACCGCGCGGCCGTTCTCGCTGGACGGCAAGCTGTCCGGACTGGACCGGCACCTGCCCCCGGGGCGCAAACCGGTGGAGGTGCGGCTGCTGGCCGTCGACCCGCGCTACCGCCGGGGCACGATCCTGCCCCGGCTGCTGGCCATGATCGCCGAGCACTTCGCGGCCCGCGGCTGCGACCTGGCCGTGCTGTCGGGCACCACCCGCGCGCTGGAGATGTACCGGCGCATGGGCTGCGTCCCGTTCGGCCCGCTCACCGGGGAGCCGGGCGCGCAGTTCCAGCCGATGTACCTGACCATCGAGGACGGCCGCCGGCAGACCTGGGCCGGCCTGTCCGGCAAGGGCGAGGTCGTCACCGAGCGCGCCGCGGCAGTCGGGCTGCCGGAGAATCTGCTGCCGGGGCCGGTGTCGGTCGCGCCCGAGGTCGCCGCCGCGTTCGGCCGCCCGCCCGCCTACCACCGCTCGCCCGAGCACCAGGCGGTCGTGGACGCGCTGCACCGCCGCCTGGCCGCGTTCGTGCACACCCGGCACGCGCAGCTGCTGCTCGGCTCCGGCACCGTCGCCAACGACGCCGTCGCCGCCCAGCTGCGGCTGCTCGGCCGTCCCGGCGTCGTGCTGGCGTACGGCGAGTTCGGCGAGCGGCTGGCCGACCACGCCGCCCGGACCGGCCTGGACCACGAGGTGCTGGCCGGGCCGTGGGGAGCGCCGCTGCCCTGGCCCGCGATCGAACGGGCCGTCGCCGAGCTGCCCACGGGCGGGTGGCTGTGGACGGTGCACTGCGAGACCTCCACCGGGCAGCTGGTCGACCTGCCCCGGCTGACCCGGCTGTGCGCGGCCGCCGGGGTGCGGCTGTGCGTGGACGCGATCAGCTCGGTCGGCACGCTGCCGGTGAACCTGTCGGGGGCGTACCTGGCCACCGGCACCAGTGGCAAGGCGCTCGGCGGCTACCCCGGGCTGTCGATGGTGTTCCTGCAGGAGCTGCCCCGGTCGTCGCCCGGACGGATCCCCCGCTACCTCGACCTGGGCTGCTACGCCGAGGCCGGCGGGATCGCGTACACCCAGTCCTCGAACCTGGTCGCGGCACTGGACACGGCGCTTTCCATCACCGACTGGCCGGACCGGTACGCCCGGCTGGCCCGGGCCGCGACGTGGCTGGACGCCCGGCTGCGCCGCCTCGGACTCGCCGTGGTGGCCTCGCGCGCGGAGGCCGCTCCCGGCATCGTCACGATCGCGCTGCCCGCCGCGCTCCCGGCCGCGGTGGTCGGGGCGGAGCTGGAGCAGGCGGGCTACCTGCTCGCGTACCAGAGCGGCTACCTACGCGACCGCAACTGGCTGCAGATCAGCCTGATGGGCCGCTGGACCTGGCCGGCCCTGCGCGGCCTGGTGACGGCGCTGGCCGCCGCGACCCACCGGGTCGCCTGA